GTCTGTCACCTAAAGGAAATTTTACTTAAGCCAAAGCCACCCTGGCTTACGGTTCGGTTACAATTGGACCTTTCACACCCCGTTTCCTAACAATAATACAGGTCCTATTATGATGTGCATTTACGCACCGCTTCTTGTCGTGTGGGATGTTAATTTTCAGGGAGTCCATACTTGATATCAGATTTCCTTGTAAAAACTTTGCGTAATGCGCCTAATGGCACCAGGAAAAGATTTGCTCATATTGTTAGCCATTAagattaaattacaaaacagaGGCACTGAATAAGGTGACAGATTAAGTGCCTGATTAATTACTTGAACAAATATCTTTATGTATGGGTGGTTTTAATCTTCACTTCAGTTAAAACCAGAATATTTGGGAATTTACCACAAAAATTCTTCGAGGCCAAATCTTTCAATCCCGCATCAGCctgttttctgtgattgtgGACTAATAAATTAACATTACTGGGCAGTGTCAGTTTACACAAGAAGCAGAAACCCTCCTAAGCTAAGCATgttaaatgtacagtatgttttgatgtgttttacaACTAGATTTCTGCCCATTTTTTGGGATCAGTCACACATATGTGCTGAATCTATctctaatatatatatatattctgaaCTAAAGCTTGTAATAACCTCCAGCCATTGTCTGGGACAATCAGGCAGGAAACTGAGCGGTGAAGGGGTCCCCTGCTGCTTACCGTCCGTTTCTGTGGTTTAATTAATGGCCGGCTCAGCCCATTCATTTTGCTGTAGAGGCCGCAGGCGTTGCAGAGAAAGTGGCCCGTGCCGTCGCGCCTCCAGAGCGGCGTAGAGATGGAGCCGCAGTTGACGCACTCTCTGCTCTCCCCCATGTCGTCGAGAATATctgaaactaaaacaaagaTAGCACATTTTCAGGAGAGTTTTACGTTGTATGATTATACAAAGTCTGATCAGTTAATAAGGCCTGTGCTCACCAAGAGGCCTAACTGATCTCCAGGACTGACGCAAATTCCCTTTCAGAGCAAATCCTGCCCAATTataaaaataagaacatttttgtaATACTTTATGAAATCTAGTCTGGGTAggatcttttatatttttttttttgagctgtGACCTGCAGGGAGACCAGGTTACGTTAGCAAAGCGCACTGGAGCTTTAGTGCCTTACTTTTAGTGGAGACACTTCGGCGGTTGTATGCCCCATTAAAAGAACTACATCAACATGTTTTCATCCCAGACGGCGAGCATAAAAGTTATTGTGTCAGAATACACTCCactatatttttttcttacctcCGTTTGGTCCTCGGATCAAGGGCGCACCCCTGCTCTGCAAGGTGTGCAGCATCGTGTTATCAAAAGGCCCCCCGGTCCAAGGCGAGGGCAGCTGGGACAGCTGCGGTGCAACATAAGGAGAGTATGGACTCGGGTAGGTCCCACTGAGGGACCGAGAGAGGCCGTACTGGTCTCTGCTGCTCACATTCAGCGTGTTACTGTAGCCGGTGTCCCTGGGCGTCCCGTTATTCATGGGCGGGCTCGGAGGGTAGTGGAACCGACTGGTGGTGTGCGGGCTCCCGGTGCTGTACGAGGGGCTCTCCGGGGCGGACTGTGACCAGACTGAGTGGCTGGAGACGGCGTGGCTGGGCTGCGCAGAGGCGCTGGCCGGCAAATAAGAGAGGCTGGGTATCATGGGCCCCACCCGGGAACTGGGGACATACACGGGGGAGTTGGGGTTGGAGTGCATATAACCACCAGACGAGGAATCATATCCAGTCTGGCTCTGGGCGGCGGCGATGGCCAGTGTTTGGTACATGTCGGTCGGGTCCACCAGCAAGCTCGCCTTGTGCGCCCCGCTGGAGAGGACGAGTTTGCTGCCCTGGTCTAAATCCGTAAAGAGCGGGATGTCCTCGGCAGTGGTCAGGGTGTTGTTATGGTGTCCGAAGTGAACGTAGGAGTGTAGTGATCTGCCGTCGGAGCGGCGGTGCCCCAGTGCGTCAAGGTCGCTCGGAGGAGTCCTCAGCTCATCGGAGGTGGGGCCGTCCCTCCTGCTGTCACCGTGCAGATACGTCTGCTCAGCCGGTGACCCTGGGCTGCTGGATACTTCTCGCTTGACCATGGACCAGCTGTTTTCGCCCAGGTCCATCCAGGAGCAATTTCCATACACCGTGGGGGTTAATAAAAGTCGTCAGGGAGTAGTCTACCCTGTCACAGTaaagagagcaggaaggaaaTGAGTCTTACGCGTGTGGCGCAAAGTTAAGAGTTCAAACATGTTCCATAAACATCTAGAAAGAAGGTCGTTCTCTGGAAGAAAAACGCACATCCACGTCCGGCAAACACCGCGTTCTTATATTTAAAAGATCACTTTGTATTTCCACAATAAACCAAGaatgtgacatttcatttcacgGCATGTTCACCGATTCCCAGTCATCTACAAGGCCAATAAAACGCATCCAATCCAACCCACAGTCACTGCCATACTCCCATCAAGCGCTCTAAGGAAGCACTGGATACGTCCGTGTCAAATCTctgtcctcccacacacacacacacacacacacacacacacacataacagatAGGAAACAAAACGCAATATGTCTTCACAGCAAAAGAGATAACCGTTTGATAAGACTCAATACAGATAAGGGCCGAGAGGCAGGCtggaaggataaaaaaaaaaaacagaaatgatgattTCGGTCCTGCTGCGCTCACCGACCACCACATCGCCAGATGTTTAAACCAGCGGttgagaaaggagaaaagacagcaagaagGGAAAAGAGGACAACATGAGGCGCTTTCTAACAACGTACCTGCTAGTTGTGTGCCATAGGTCGCACGCAAAGTTCCTAATAGTGAGCCGCTGCTTCTCCTGGAAGTAATGGGAAACGATAGTGCGGTCTGACGAGGTTTATGAGAGGAGGCGCTTCTGGTGGCTGCGGCTGCAGGAGGCGGACCAATCATCATGTGGAGAGCGGGCGGCTGGGAACACGATGGGGGTGCCAGCCTATGAACTCCTCCAATcaatcacacagagaaaaggaaagagagaaagagagcgagagagagggagagagagaggaaaaaagtgaGCTTAAGCGTATCTGAAACtcttttaataataattttccaAACGTAATCATATTTCAGAGTGTTGTTATGACACAAAGGGAGCTGCACCAGTTAATCCCTAATCAATAAGTTATTGCTGCCTAAGTATAgcgttcttcttcttcttcttgtcattattatttttattattgcatCACGTctgatactttaagtacattttctgaTAATATTCAACACAATGTTAAAGGTCTTCCAGCGGGTATTACAGACGATTTGATGAATTCATTACACTGAATTTGACTGATTACCTCTGATTAAATCTCACTATTACCAACATCTTTTCTAGTGTTATGGATATGAATTAAGCCCTTTAAGAATATTACTcgacaaaaacaaatatattttctgaGGGGCTAATGTGAAAAATTAACTTAAGTcatatggctttttttttgttttgttttattttattttattttctacaaatgTTTTGCTCCCATTCCACTCTTTATTCCCTCTCTTGATTTAACCCTCTCTTTGTTTATTCTTTATATTGAGCGCGGTGATCAATAAATCTCCCCTAATTAGTTTATTTAAGTCAGACGCTTTCGGTCAGGATTAAATGGCTTCGGCTGTGCGCGAACACAAACTCTCAGCACGTCTCATGAGACGCGCAGGAGCTTCGCTTTGAAGCGCCATGATTCGCTCAGCCACAATATACATTGAGAGTGAATGAAGTGATCAAAAAGTGTCGAGGTGTCAATTGAATCATCCACTCATTCGCAGGTCTCATCGTGCGTGTTCACTGCAGGCCGGCAAACAGTCCCCTCGGCTGGTCACACTC
This portion of the Scatophagus argus isolate fScaArg1 chromosome 13, fScaArg1.pri, whole genome shotgun sequence genome encodes:
- the gata6 gene encoding transcription factor GATA-6, which encodes MDLGENSWSMVKREVSSSPGSPAEQTYLHGDSRRDGPTSDELRTPPSDLDALGHRRSDGRSLHSYVHFGHHNNTLTTAEDIPLFTDLDQGSKLVLSSGAHKASLLVDPTDMYQTLAIAAAQSQTGYDSSSGGYMHSNPNSPVYVPSSRVGPMIPSLSYLPASASAQPSHAVSSHSVWSQSAPESPSYSTGSPHTTSRFHYPPSPPMNNGTPRDTGYSNTLNVSSRDQYGLSRSLSGTYPSPYSPYVAPQLSQLPSPWTGGPFDNTMLHTLQSRGAPLIRGPNGVSDILDDMGESRECVNCGSISTPLWRRDGTGHFLCNACGLYSKMNGLSRPLIKPQKRTSTSRRIGLSCANCQTSTTTLWRRNAEGEPVCNACGLYTKLHGVPRPLAMKKEGIQTRKRKPKTLNKAKGSSGSNNSVSMTPTSTSSSNSEDCSKTSSPSGQVSGVSSSVLSSSGEGSGSGSAVKYPGQDGLYSSVGLSQPSDVASVRGEPWCPMALA